Within the Paraburkholderia flagellata genome, the region AACTGCTATGCGCGCTCGAGCGCTACGCCCAGATCATCTGGACCGCTCGCGGTCGCGAAGAGGGCGTCATCGTCCCAGCAGCACGTCGCCACCTGAGCGTAGCCGACTGGGAGCGCCTTCATGCAGAATTCATCAATGCGTGCTGCACAGGCGACGGCGCGAACAGGAGTGTATGAATGTCGAGCATGCAAACCATGACAGAGATCGAAGGGCACAGGGTCCACACCCCGACATTCGTCGTGCTCGTGGCTGGGCTGTCAATGCTCGGGCAGTTCGCGATCGCCACCTACCTGCCGGCGTTTTCCATCATGGCGCAGTCGCTTCATGCGACCCCGACGCAGATCCAGCAATCGTTGACGGCCTACCTGCTGCCTTTCGCGCTGATGGTGCCGTGGCACGGGGCAATCTCCGATGCGCTCGGCCGCCGTCGCATGATTCTGGCCGGCAACGCGCTGTTCACCATTGGTTCGCTGATGTGCGCGGCTGCCCCGAGCATCTCGTTGCTCTATGCCGGCCGTGCCCTGCAGGGCATGAGCGCCGGGGCCGGCGTCATCATTGGCCGGGCGATGGTGCGCGACATTTTTCACGGTGCCGATGCGCAAAAGATCATGGCGTTGGTGGCGATGATCTTCGCGCTTGCACCTGCGATTGCGCCCGTCTGCGGCGGCTGGCTGCTGCTGTGGACGGGTTGGCGCAGCATTTTCGTTTTCCTCGCGTTCCTGTCGGCATTGCTCGTCGTGATCAGCTGGTTTCTCGTCCCGGAGACCCTGCCGCCGGCGCGCCGCCATCCGCTGAATCCCGTCTCGCTGGCGCGCGCATATGGAACGTTGTTCGCGAAGCCGCGCTTTGTTGCGCTCGCGCTCGCCAACGCCGCGGTCAATCTCGCGATCTACCTTTACGTCCTCTCTGCGCCAACCTTTGTCGTGAAGCATCTCGGCCTTGGTGAGCAGTCGTTCGGCTACCTCTTCCTCCCGATCGTCGCAGGCCTGATCGCCGGTGCCGCGCTCGCCCACCGTGCCGCAGGGCATGGCAGCGCGGTGCGTAATGTGCTGGTGGGCCATCTGGTGATGCTGGTGGCCGGCGTGATCAACATCAGCCTCAACGCGATGCACGCTTCACCGTTGCCGTGGGCGCTCGTGGCGCTACCCGTTTTCAGTCTCGGCATGATGATGACCCAGCCTTTCCTTCAGGTCCTCGCGCTGGATTGCTTTCCGGAGAGGCGCGGCCTGGCGTCGAGCTGCTACGTCACCGTCCAGCAGTTTGGCAACTTCCTGTCCTCGGCACTGCTGGTTCCCTTGCTGCTCGGCAGCACCCTGTACATGGCTCTGGGCATGGCTGTATTGCAGTGCATTGGTCTGGTGATGTTCTGCGTCGCAAAGCGCCATGGAGAATCCGGCTAAGCGTTGCGCGCGGGTCGCCGGCTACTCCATTTCACACAGTCAGTCGCAGCGCTCGCGCTGCTCCCGTATTTCTCGTTTGAGTCGTTTTCGATGTTTCGCACCAACGTAGTACCGCTGAGGTTGCTGAGTGTGTTCGGCTGTTCGGTGGCTGCCATTGCCGGCTTCTCGCTCGCGCATATGGCGCCCGCATTCGCCGACCAGCTCGATCAACATAATCAGCTTGTGAGCCAGTTCATCAAGGAGAGGCATGCCGATCCACTCGTCGCGGACTGCGCGGCCCACGGCATTTTCGTCGCCAGCACCTCGCGTGCTATCGACCACGTCGAGTTTCGTCCCGGGTCGTTCGAGAAGGGGCGCGCATCAGTCACCCCGTGGAATGTTTCGTTCGGCGAGCGCAAGCAGCATGTCGTGGTCGACACGATCGTGACTGTCGAAGGTCAGGGCATCCGCACGTCCGGGCGCGAACCGCTGAGTCTGCGTTTTCGCTGCGGCTATGTCGGTGGCAGATTGTTCGCGTTCAGCTGGAATGACCCTGTGCAACCGGGGGCGCTGCACAACAGGGGAGGGTTCGGCAAAAAGCATTTGCTCGCGGCGATGTAAGCAAACAACGCGTGGCGCACGGCGCACGCGTTGCCGTACTCGGCACCAAACTGCGTGGCGCGCTGCGCCACAGTTTGCCGCTTAGCCAGTTTGCCCGGCCTCGGCCATGCGACGCTCGTGCGCCGCAGCCTCTTCGATGAGCATCGGGGCAGCGAGGCTCATCGAATGGATTCCAAGCACGGACACGAACTGGAGCACGGCCGTGATCTCCTCTCGGGTCGCGCCCACCTCCAGCGCGCGGCGAATATGACGCCGCACACCGGGTCCATACATGTGCGTCACCGCGGCGTCGACGGCAATCGCCAGAAACTCCACCGTCTTCGCATCCAGCACGCCCGACGTCTGCGGTGCCATCGCCATCGCCATGAATTGCTCGGTCCACCTGGGATCGAGTTGAGCGAACGAATCCCAGTTCGCATTCCAGTTGCCACTTTCACGCAGCGCATTGCATGTCGGTGTGTCGATGGCGTCGTTCATCTTCATCGGGAGTGCTCCTTGTTTGTTCGTTACAGCCGGCGTCATCCGGCGCGGCTTACGTTGGCGCTGCCAAGGGACGTGACCGTCCAATGTGCGCTTTCGCTGCTAAAGCGCGACCTGATCCGCGCCCTTGAGTTGAAGGATCTCGCGGGCTTCGTCGGGCGTCGCAATCACGAGCCCCAGACCTTCAAGAATCTGCCGGACTTTGCGAACCTGCTCCGCATTGGACTTCGCCAACTGACCTTTGCCGATCCACAGGCTGTCCTCGAGGCCCACGCGCACATGGCCGCCCATGGACGCCGCCATGGCCGCAATCTTCATCTGGCTCGCGCCGGCGCCGAGCACGGACCAGCGATAGTCCTGGCCGAAGAGACGGTCAGCCGTGCGCTTCATGTGCATCACGTCGTCGGGGTGAGTGCCAATGCCGCCCAGAATGCCGAACACCGTCTGGATAAAGAAAGGCGGTTCGATCAGTCCGCGCTCGGCGAAATGCGCGACGTTGTACAGGTGCGCTGTGTCGTAGCACTCGAATTCATAGCGTGTGCTGTTCGGTCCGAGTTCGTGAAACGCGGTCTCGAGATCGCCATACGTGTTGCGGAAAATGAGATCCTTGCTGCCTTCGAGGTAGTCCCGCTCCCATTCGTGCTCGAACTTGCTGAAGCGCCCGAGCATAGGAAAGAGCCCGAAGTTCATGGTGCCCATGTTCATCGAGGCGATCTCGGGCTTGAACACGCGGGCCGGCCGCATGCGTTCCTGCACCGTCATATAGGGCGAGCCACCGGTCGTCAGGTTAATGATGGCGGGGCTGCGTCGGGCGATCGATTTCAGGAACGGGGCGAAGGCCTCCGGGCGCTGATCCGGCTTGCCGGTCTGGGGATCGCGAGCATGCAGGTGGACAATGGCTGCGCCTGCTTCGCAGGCTTCGATAGCCGCGTCGGCGATTTCATCCGGCGTCACCGGCAGGTAAGGCGACATCGAAGGTGTATGGATCGCGCCGGTCACGGCGCAGGTGATGATGATTTTGTTCCGGGCCGTCATGTCTGGTATTCGTCAAAGGAGAGGGCGGGTCCAGCAGGTCCGTTGCCGGGCAACGATATCAACCGAACCCGCAGAAGTCGTTGTCCGGCGGGTCCGAGCGCTTACGCCACCCGACGCATCGGCACGTTCTTCACGCCCGGCTTGCGGTTCGGCGCCATGCCGTTGGCGGCCAGCGTTTCTTCGACATCCTTGTACCAGGTGCCGATGCGGTAGACTTCGCGCGCCTCCTTGCCATTGGCGATCTCACGGCCCAGTTCCTTCGCGATGCGCACCGTCTGCTGGACCTGCTGCACCGAGGTAAAGCGATTGCCCTTCTGGTCGATCAGGGTGTCCTCGATACCGCAGCGAACATGCATGCCCATCGCAAGAGCGATCGTGTTCCAGGGCAGTACATTCTTGAAGAGCGACTCGGCGGTCACGGTGCAGCCGTCTGGCGCGCGCTGGATGAAGTCGAAGAGATTGAACGGATGCGGTCCATGATGGCCGCCGCCGATGCCGATGCAGGTAAGGTTGAGCGGGCCGGTGTAGATCCCCTTGCGCACCATGCGGTCCAGCGTCTCGAGCGCGTGCATGCCGACCAACTGGAAGTGTGGCTGGATGCCGGCCTTTTGCAGACGCCGCAGGTGCTCCGCTGCCCACGCTGGCCCGGCCGGCACGATCATTTCGCTGTACGCTTCACGCACGGACGCCTTGGCCATGTGAGTACTTTCGTAGTACTCCGGATAGATGAGCTCCATGATGTTCATCTGGATCGTGTTCAAGGCCACCGTCACCTGATCCGGTTTCGGATCGAGTTCGGCCAGTGCATGGCGCGTGTCGTCCGACAGCCATTGGGCGGCCTGACCTTCGTCTTCCGGTGCAAACGAGATCGAACCGCCCACCTGGATGATCATGTCGGGTACGGCCTTGCGCACACCGGCGATCAATTCATTGAACATGGAGAGCCGCTTGGAGCCCTTGCCGTCGGGTTCGCGTACGTGCAGGTGCAGTACGCTCGCACCCGCTTCATAGCAATCGACCGCCTTCTGGATCTGCTCCTCCATGGTCACCGGGATGTCTTCCGGAAAGTCTTCCGGCATCCACTCGGGGCCATAGGGCGCCACGGTGATCACGACCTTGTCCATGTTCTCCGGGTGCAGCGAATCGTCGAGAAATTGCATACGGGTGTCCGCGAAATGTCTTTTCGTGTGGGGAGTGGCCGCCCATCGAACAGGACGCGCCGACTGGTCAATACGTGGATCAAAGCGTATCCCCCAACCACCATCATGATTTGACGGATCGGGGCAAACGCTTTACATTTCGGGGCATATGCCGACCCTCATCCGAAGTTCGAGCTTGACCAATTTTGTGGAGGTCGCCCGTGAGGTAGGCCTGGATCCCCACGTCCAGTTGAAAAGGGCACGGATCGACACGTCGGCACTGCTCGATCCGGACCTGATGATCTCGGCGACAGCGGTCATGCGCCTGCTGGAGAACTCTGCGAGGCGTGCCGGCGTCGAGGACTTCGGGCTGCGGATAGCGGAAACACGGCGTCTGGAAAACCTTGGGCCGCTTGCCCTTGTCCTGCGCGAGGAGCCCACCCTGCGCAAGGCCTTGGAGTCACTGGCACGTCACGTCGGGTTGCACAATGAGTCAACAGCCCTTCGCATCGAGGACGCGGATGGCGTGACCGTGCTCAAGCAGGTGGTGATCGGTGGCGCGCGCGGGTCGCTGCGGCAATCCGTAGAGTTGCTGGTGTGCGTGCTGTACCGGATGCTCAAGTTACTGCTTGGGCCCGACTGGAAGCCGCAGAGCATCTGCTTCTCCCACTGCGCACCGAAAAGCCAGGCCACTCACAGGCGTATTTTCGGGTTGCCCGTGCACTTCGACATGGACTTCGATGGCATCGTACTCGCCAGCGCCGATCTCGATTTTGGGCTGCCTTCCTATGACCCGGTCCTCGCGCCGCGCGCACGGGATTTTCTGAATGCCAAGCTGGCCCAGTCCGAAGCGCCGATGCCCGACAAAGTCAGGAAGCTCGTGCTCGCTCTGCTGCCAACGGGCGGGTGCGATGTGGAGCGTGTGGCGCAGCAACTCGGCGTCGACCGCAAGACCATGTTCCGGCATCTGCGCAAACACGGTCAGACCTATTCCACGATCGTGGAGGGCGTTCGCGGCGACCTCGTGATCCGCTACGTCGAGAACAGCGACAGACCGCTATCTGATGTGGCCGCGTTGCTCGGCTTCTCGTCGTTGAGCGCCTTTTCCAGGTGGTTTGCCCTTCGCTTCAGGTCTAGCGCTTCCGAGTGGCGTGTCGCGAACCGATAGGACTGGGCGACCATCGTCCTTTGCATTCCTGAAGACACCCACCTTTACGTGAGCGCGGGAGCACAAGGTCAAAATGTACCTGCCGTCATACCGTCTCGCGCTCGGTAACTTCACAATGCACTAGGGACTCCTTCGCAAATTCGGCTTTGATTTTTGCCGCAGGATCGGACGTAACCCACGCCGTCGCCCAACGGGGGGAACCCTCTCGAATCCTGTGTTCAAGAGGGCTTCTGCACGCTTTCCACCGCCTTTTGGCGCGCCGCCTGGGCGTCGACGATCAGCTTGTATGCTGCGTAGTATTTGAAAATGTTGCGCACATAAGTCGTCGTTTCGAGTCCGATCTTCTCCGCTACGACAACTTCGACATTGTTGAACCACTTGTCCGGATCAAGACCTTGCTCTGCCGCGATTTTGCGCATCTTCGCGATGTTGGCCGGCCCCGCGTTGTAGCTCGCGAATGCAAAGAGCGATCGGTCGCTTGCGCTGAAGTGAGCATCGGAGAAGTATTTGGACATGAGGGTGTCCAGGTATTTGGCGCCGGCATGAACATTGGACTCGGCCACGGAAATACTGCCCACGCCCATTTCCTTGCCCGTGGCCGGCATCAGCTGCATGATGCCGATCGCCCCGACGTGGCTGCGTGCGGACTGGTTGAGTTGCGACTCCTGGAAACCTTGCGCGGCAAGCATAAGTGGATCGAAGTCGTACTGGGTGCCGTATTTCTGGAAGAGCACAAGTGTTGCATCGAAGCGCTTCTGTTCTGCGTCGCCGCCATTGTTGCGGATCTGCTTGATCCTCTTCATGTATTGCGCGAGGAGGTATTCAGCCACACCCTGCTTCTTCAGGTAGTTCAGGTAGAAGTCGTTCAGGGCAGCCTGCAACTGTGGGCTGTTCTTGCGTATCGCCCAGCCTGTATAGCCCTCGGCGCTCACGGCGAGGTCGTCACGCACCTTCAGTTGCGGCAGCACCTGTGCCCAGAGGCGCGCCTTCCAGTCGTCCACGATGCTGATGCCTAGCAGTCCCGCGTTGACCATCTCCATGACGTCTTCGTCTTCCAGTGCGTCGGGCAGCAGCATGATGTTGACAGGCGGCTTGCCGCTCTTGCGAAACCGCTCATTCAGTGCGCTCAGGCTCTCGTAGTAGCTCGACGACTTGCGCACATAGACCTGCTTTCCCGAAAGATCATCGAGTGTCGAGAGCGAGGGCGACTTTGGCCCGGTGACGACCAGCTCACGCACGGGCTTGCGATCGCGCGGCGCGATGAAGTCAACGATCTTGAGCCGCTCGTCGGTCGCAGTCAGATTGCCCGCGGAGATGTCGCCGGTTCCGGCAACGAGGCCAGTCAGCAGCTTGTCGCGCGTAGTGGGAATCAGGAAAACGGTGAGCGGCCGCTTGTTCAGTTGGGCCGCGTACTTCTTGTTGACATAGCGTTCGAAGTTGCGCGCCAACTCGGCCGCGATCCCGCGTTCGCGGCCCTTGTCGACAAAGTAGAGCGTCCGGCTATAGGGAACAAGGAACCGGATAGCGTGACGGTTGAGCATTGCGTCGAAGTCGCCGGTCCACGGCTTGTTCGTGAGGCTCAGTTTTCGCACGCCTGAAGCCGGAACTGGTGGGGCCTTAGCGGGCGCGGTGGCTGCGGGGGTGGATGCGGCAACGGCCGCTACAGGCTGCGCGGCGTGCGTGCCGACTTGCGGCGCCAAGACGCACAGGGCAAGCGCCCAGCCGATCATAACGCGGACTGTCACGTTCATGATGAGCCTCCCCGTTACAACGGGACAACGAGACGATGACCTGCGAATCAATCGTCCGCATCAATCGACCACAGCGTATGACGACTTCAGAGCGGCTCGCCTTCTCCGGAATCTGCCACCAACCGCGGCGAGTTCGGCAGCCGACAGCCCCCCGTGTCAATGAAGCAGTGGCAATTCTGCGGTGTGTTTGCTTCCCGGATGATGCTCCGTTGGCAGCATATGTGCAATCAGGGGAAGGTTACTCGCAAGCTGTATCACGCGAAATAGCTGATCCCCGAGGCGATCATCAGCAGGTTCACTGCACGGGCGAAATGATTGTCCGATAGCCGCTGATAAAGTGTCATGCCGACTGTGGTGCCGAGAAGCGACGCGGGTATGCAGAGCAGGATCGCTGGATCAAACCCCACCTTGCCGGAAGAGTGGCGCAGGAGACTGATCGCCGCAAGGGCTGCCACCTGCATGATCAATATGAATGGCTGGAACATCGCACGCTGACGCCCCTTATTCCAGCCCTTGAAGCCGCACCAGATGGTGACGAACGCACCGGGAAAGCCGGCCGCGCCCCCTGTGATTCCGCCGAGAAATCCGGCGAAGGCATCGAAGGCCGTTGCCTGGCGACCGATGACTAGAGGCTTGCGGGCGAGCATGTAGCAACCGTAAAGGACAAGAAACGCGCCAAGCACGTGCGTATAGACATGGCGGTCCAGCGTCAGCAGTACGGTTATGCCAACGGGCAGTCCGACTGCGCCGCCGATCAGAAAGACAGTCAGTTCACGCCATTGGATCTCGCGCTTGAGCGACCAGACCATTGCAGTCTGGTTCGCGACGCTGCAGACGATCATGATCTGAACGATCTGCACCGGGTCGCCGGACAGATGAAATAGCATGGCGCCGCATACGGCGGAGAAAGCGAACCCTGCAATGCTCGACACCGCGGACGCCAGAAGAACGGAGCCAATGACAAGCGGGTTGACGCCACTTTGCGTGGACAACGAAAGGCAGAGCACTGTCGCGATCACGAGCACCGCCCATTGAGTCCTGAGTTGCCAGGTGCGGCTGGGTGGTGTGCTCGACGAAAGGGAAGATACTGCGGGGCTTCCAGGCTCAGGTTCGGTATCCATTGCCTTGATTCTCCCGTCCTGGTTCAGCATCGGAAGGAATCCGCCTTTCCCGGCCAGTCGGCACAGGAACGCCTTGCTCGCAGATTGAGTACGGCGAGTGCGCTTGTGGAGGGAAGGGACGTCTGACCAAAGTGATACGCGGCGTGACTTTCAGCTTGGTTCCCGAAATGTGCGGCAGCGCACATTCCAGGACGTATGTGCATGCAATGCGCACTGTCCCTTTGTTTGATGGGTGCGTCGCCGCCTGGTGCCGTAGCGACATGTGGTTGCATTCACGCACAACGTTCGCAACGGAAGTGCTTTTTCCTCAGGGTCATCGCGAAGTCGAGCCCATCCTCGCCGCGGCGCCGGCGCAGATCGCACAGGCATACGCGCCGTTGGCGCTCGCACGGCAAACCTCGACGCCGAGCGGGTTTGCCAACCTGGCCAATGCCATGAAGGCGAATCAAGGAGAGCGTTGAAGCGCTAGAAGGGCACTGCAGTCCGGTGCGCCGTAACCCGTGGCCTGCGGACGAAAACAAGCCCCCACGGATAGGGGCTCGCTTTATCGCGTTGATCAGTTGGCGGGTTGGTTGGCGAGTTCAGGATGCTTTGCGATCACTTGGCTAAACAGCGGCTTTGCTGCCGCCAGGCAGTCCGGTGTGAGAAGTTCACGCTTGTCCACCCCATACGTCGTGGCGAGATCCTGCATGCTCTTGACGAGCGTGTTTGTAGCTTCTGCGGAGGTGCAATAATCCGCGCGGTCGGCACGTTTGCGCAGCATCTCAGGCAACGTTTTGGCGTAGTCCGGTCGCGCAAGATCCTTCGCCCCGACGGGGTTGATGGTCTGCACCTTGTCGGCCGCTTCCTTCATGCATACGGCCGTTGCGTGAATCATCACGGTGCAAACGGGGGGAATGGATTGAGCCTCGGTGGCCGAGGCGTTAGAGAGAGCGCCAGCGAGGAGCAGCGCAGCAGCGATGTGAGGTTTTTTCATCGTAGTGTTTTCGCAGGTGTTCTGCAGGTTCTCCATTGGCGGAAACCCCTGATTCGGGGTTTTCCCTCGTGCTAAGCCGCACCCCCAAACCCGACACTTCTATTTGGGACCCACAATAAAAACATCGATAATTTATGTTATGTAAAATTATATCCAGGCATATCGATAGCCCTCGTCAGCCAACTCCCTCCCAGTGCGCCGATCGCGCCCCTCAAACAACACCCCCAACCACGCTAAATCACCGGATTAAAAGGCATTTATCCGCCAATCCCTTTTTTCGCGCGCCGCACAACGCAGGCATAATTCCAAAGGAGCAGCGCGATTAAAAGGGTCGTTTTCGTATTCCTGAATATCTATGGACTACGCAAGGCGAGACGTTCTTGCGCCTCCGTTCCCTCAATAGATTATCTGGCGTCGCCATCGCGGCGCGAGGCAGGAATGGATTCATGAAACCGGCAAGGAATTCGCGGTGGTCACGCTTTGGCCGATACGTCGCGCTGGGTGTTTGCGCGGCCGCAGTCGCGGCAACGGCTGGCTTCTTCTACTGGCGGCATGAAGCGAATCTTGCGCAGTCCCAGCCTGCGGCGCTTGGCGGCGTCGCCAGCGAAATGCGGCATGACGCGTCACCGTGGACGAAGCGCGAAAAAGATGCCTCGGAATTGCTGCGCGATATTCACGACCGCGATGTCGCCGCCATCGGTGTGAGCCGCGAAGCGATTCTTGTCTCAACGCTCAAAGGCGAAAAGTATTATGTGGCCGATCATAACGGCGCGTTTTCGAACGCCCTGCTGCTTGGCGATCTGAAGCCGGGCGCCACGCCGCCCTGGCAACTCGTCTGGCTGCCGCACGCCGATGTGCGCGTCGGCGCCGCGCGCTGGACCGAAGCGTTCGACCGCCTGCGCGACGCGCTCAGTCTGCTGCTTCCCCTGCTGATGCTAGGCGGCCTGCTCTGGTTCATGCGCCGCGAAATGGGCGGCGGCGCGCAATTGCTCGGCGAGTCCCCCACGTTGCGCTTCGACGACGTGATTGGCGCGGGCGAGGCGAAAGCCGCGCTCGCCGACGTGCGCGCGTGGCTCACCGAGCCGGCGCAGTTCACGGGCATGGGCGTGCGCGCGCCGTGCGGCGTGCTGATGACGGGTGGCCCAGGCGTTGGCAAGACGCGCCTCGCGCAGGCGCTTGCAGGCGAATGCGGCGCGAATTTCATCGCCATCACAGGCAGCTATTTCAGCGCGAAGTATTACGGCGTTGGCATTCAGAAGGTCAAGCGCCTGTTCGAACTCGCGCGCAAGAACGCGCCCACAGTCATCTTCATCGACGAGGCGGACGGTCTCGGCAAGCGCACCGATACCGGCGGCGGCCCGGTCGAGGCGGAAAGCAACCGCATCATCAACCAGTTGCTCGCGGAGATGGATGGGTTCGAATCGAACGAAGGCGTGATCATCGTCGCCGCGACCAATCACCCGGACAATCTCGACGAAGCCCTGCGCCGCCCCGGCCGTTTCGACCGCACGGTGCAGGTGCGTCTGCCCGACCTCGAGGATCGTGCCGAGATTCTGCGCTTCTACGCCGCCAATCTGAAGTCGAAAGCCGACGACATCGATTTCAACCAGCTCGCGCGGCTGACCACGGGCCTTTCTCCGGCCACGCTCTCGATGATCGTGAATCAGGCGGGTCTCGTCGCGCGCAAGGCTGGTAAGCAGAAAGTCGCCGCCGTGGATTTTCTCGAGGCGATCAAGATTGCGCGCATTGGTGACGTCAACGGCGCCGAGCGCGCGCTTTCGGACGACGAGCGCACGCGCATCGCGATTCATGAAGCGGGACATGGACTCGTCGCCGCCCTCCTCGGCACTGGCGTGCTCGAAGAAGTGACGATTTTGCCGCGCGGCGGCGCGTTGGGCGTCGCGCTGATCACGAAAATGCAGGACAAGTATCTGTATCGCGAGACGGAAATGCGCAACGAAATCCAGGTGCTGCTGGGCGGTCGCAACGCGGAACTGCTCATGTTCAGCGAAGCATCGAGTGGCGCGGCGCAGGACCTGCAGGAGGCTTCGCGCATCAGCCTCGACATGGTGTCGAAGCACGGCTTCAACGCGGATGGCAATCTGTTCAGCCTCGCGGCACTGCCGCAGCAGGTCGCAGGCTTGCAGTTGAAGACTGCGATCGAGCACGCAAACGGGCTGCTGCACGAACTCAACGACGCGTGCTTCGCGCTGCTGCGTGCGAACGAGCCGGTACTGCGCGCAATCGCCGATCAGTTGCTCGAGTCGGAGACGGTGCCCGGCGAGGCCGTCTATCGTCTGATTCGCGAGCATGCGGCGGCTGTGGCGAGCACACAGGCGGTGACCGAAGCGGCCACCGCTTGAGCAGCCGCTTCGCGCCCCGTCGTTCAGGTCCTCAGGCCCTTTCGAGAGCCGCCATCGCCCTCACGATTACCAGCAGCACGGAAAGACTCACGCCGGTGGAAGCACGCAGTTCCGTCAGCAACTGCCCATAGCGCTCTAGCGCTGCCTCGTGCTCTGCGCACCATGCGTCAACGAGCGTTTGTGGATCCGCGGAATCGGCGCCTTGCGCGAGCACGTTAGTGGTGAGTGCGCGCTTGAGATGCGCCACCTCGGCGAGCGCCGCCGCGCGCGCCATGGTGTCCCAATGCGTCGGCGTAGGCAACGTCGCCGCACGCTCGCCAATCCAGCTGTAGTTGAGCCGCGTGCCCAAGGCAAAGTACGCCGCCGCAACGCGCTCGAGCGGCCGGTCGCACGCGGCGGCCACATCGGCGATGTCTAGCAGTGCTACTGAAATATCTCCGCTCGCCACACGCAGTGCAAGCGCGTTTTCAACGCCGGCCGTCACGAGCTCACCCTGGCGTGCCGAGAGTGCTTCGAGATCCGCTTCGGGCAACAGCGTCGGCAATTGCGGCGCGAGTCGCTGCGCGGCGTCGCGGCAACGCGCCAGCAGCGTGCTCACGCCATCGTTACTGACCGCGCCCGCCTGCAGATGCCGCAGGAACCATAGCGCCGCGCGTTCGAGCAGCCGCGCGATGGCGACGAACATGCGCGCCTGCACGTCGTCGGCCACGCGGTTGTCGAGCGCGTCGATGGCGCGCCAGATATCGTTGAGGCCGAATACGTCCTGTGCCATGACGCAGGCGCGCACAATTTCGCCGGGCTGCGCGTCGGTTTCCTCCATCAAACGGTGTACGAATTCGCAGCCCACCCGGTTCACCAGCGCGTTCGTCAGATGCGTCGCAAGAATTTCGCGCCGCAGCGGATGCCGATGCATCGGTTCGCTAAAGCGCTGCTGCAACGGTTGCGGGAAGTAGTCGATCAGCAGGTCCGCAACGAGCGGGTCTTCCGGCACGGGCGAGTCGAGCAGCGCATCGTAGAGCCACATCTTGCTGTACGCGAGCAGCACGGCACGCTCCGGCGAGGTGAGCCCGAGTTTCGCGACCTGGCGTTCGGCGATTTCGTCGTCGGTCGGCAGGAATTCGATATGCCGGTTGAGGCGTCCTGCGCGTTCGAGCCAGCGCATCAGGCGCGATTCGGCATCGAGCAGTTCCACAGCGTAGCGGCCCGCGATCGAAAGCGCCTGCGTTTGGTAGTAGTTGTCGCTCAGCACCAGCAGGCCGACTTCGTTGGTCATCTCCGCGAGCAACGTGTTGCGCTGCTTCGTCGTCATCTCGCCGTCGGCCACCACGAGTCCGAGCAGGATCTTGATATTGACTTCGTGGTCCGAACAATCCACACCTGCTGAGTTATCGATCGCATCCGTGTTGATATGGCCGCCATGCTGGGCGAATTCGATACGGCCGAGTTGCGTGACACCGAGATTGCCGCCCTCGCCCACGACCTTGCAACGCAGCTCCGAGCCGTTCACGCGCACGGCGTCGTTGGCGCGGTCGCCGGCCTGCGCGTTGGTCTCGCGCGCGGATTT harbors:
- a CDS encoding AAA family ATPase produces the protein MKPARNSRWSRFGRYVALGVCAAAVAATAGFFYWRHEANLAQSQPAALGGVASEMRHDASPWTKREKDASELLRDIHDRDVAAIGVSREAILVSTLKGEKYYVADHNGAFSNALLLGDLKPGATPPWQLVWLPHADVRVGAARWTEAFDRLRDALSLLLPLLMLGGLLWFMRREMGGGAQLLGESPTLRFDDVIGAGEAKAALADVRAWLTEPAQFTGMGVRAPCGVLMTGGPGVGKTRLAQALAGECGANFIAITGSYFSAKYYGVGIQKVKRLFELARKNAPTVIFIDEADGLGKRTDTGGGPVEAESNRIINQLLAEMDGFESNEGVIIVAATNHPDNLDEALRRPGRFDRTVQVRLPDLEDRAEILRFYAANLKSKADDIDFNQLARLTTGLSPATLSMIVNQAGLVARKAGKQKVAAVDFLEAIKIARIGDVNGAERALSDDERTRIAIHEAGHGLVAALLGTGVLEEVTILPRGGALGVALITKMQDKYLYRETEMRNEIQVLLGGRNAELLMFSEASSGAAQDLQEASRISLDMVSKHGFNADGNLFSLAALPQQVAGLQLKTAIEHANGLLHELNDACFALLRANEPVLRAIADQLLESETVPGEAVYRLIREHAAAVASTQAVTEAATA
- a CDS encoding sulfite exporter TauE/SafE family protein → MLNQDGRIKAMDTEPEPGSPAVSSLSSSTPPSRTWQLRTQWAVLVIATVLCLSLSTQSGVNPLVIGSVLLASAVSSIAGFAFSAVCGAMLFHLSGDPVQIVQIMIVCSVANQTAMVWSLKREIQWRELTVFLIGGAVGLPVGITVLLTLDRHVYTHVLGAFLVLYGCYMLARKPLVIGRQATAFDAFAGFLGGITGGAAGFPGAFVTIWCGFKGWNKGRQRAMFQPFILIMQVAALAAISLLRHSSGKVGFDPAILLCIPASLLGTTVGMTLYQRLSDNHFARAVNLLMIASGISYFA